cacacagctctgtcactcacacacacggctctctctctcacacacatacacacacacacacacacacacacacacacacagctctgtcactcacacacacggctctctctcacacacacacacacacacacagctctgtcactcacacacacggctctctctctcacacacatacacacacacacacacacacacagctctgtcactcacacacacggctctctctctcacacacacacacacacacacacggctctgtcactcacacacacggctcTCGCAGTCCGTACTCACAGCCAGCTGTTGCTGCAGGCTCTTGACCTGGGCCTGGAGTGTGTCGATGTGCTGGGTCTGCCGCTTGCTGGGCGCGGTGCCAGCGTAGGCCAGCTGGGACAGGCCGTTTAGGGCCTGCTTCAGCCTCTCCACGTCCGTCAGCAGCTCTGTGATCTGCGCCATAAACACAGCTGCTTCAGGCCCACGCGTCAGCCACAGCCCCCAGACAGCCCCCCACAGAGGACCTCCCCAAAAAAGTATCAAACACACAGTCTGCACCGGCCCGGCTCTCCATGCAAGGGCATAACTTCTAACTGGCCTCAACTTCAGGGCatatttcagaatgaaaaacacagcaaatgTGGAACTGAGGAGTGAATGTTAATGGCTGTTTAAGAGGTGCAAAGGCCAACGTCTACTTACGAAGcccttatttaaaaatcacagaacagtAACTTGCCTGGTATGTGTTGTCTTTTACTGCTTTATAAGCGATTGTTAGCTTTTGAACAACCAAAGCACCAATAACTTACTTTTATTATTGTCCTTTTTTGAACTTAAATTTTTTCACAACCTGCTACCTACTTTCTGATAATCTGAATTCTAAGCATCAGAGAGGCACCCGAACGGAGAACAGGTTTCACCACTCCCTGGAGCCACAGGCTTGTTAAGGAAAGGGCAGGGAAATCGCATTTGACAACTTTGAGAACCGAAAGCACGTTTACCTTCTTATCTTTCTGTTCTGTCTGCGCAGAGGACATCTGGATCCTCTTCTGCAGGTCCCCGATGGTGCTGAGGGAGTCGTCGTACCTCCCCTTCAGCTCCCTGATCTCCCGCTCGATGGAGGTGCTCTTGACCTGCAGGGCCTCCATCTCTGCCCTGGCCCTGCCTTCTCCCTGCCGGGCCCGGGctgcctcctcctgcagctccctGCACTGCTCCTCCAGGCGAGTCAGACGCTCCGCCAGTGCCgtcgcctcctcctccagcctcccTTTCTCCGCCCGCAGCTCCGCCACCTCCTCGGCCTCCCCGCGGCAGGCCTCCTCCATCGCCCGGGAGGCCAGGAGGAGCTCGGAGCGGAGGGCAGCCACCTCCTCGGCCCTCTTGGtgccgctctcctcctcctgcctcagGGCCACGCGCAGGCGGGCCACCTCCTTCTCCAGGGCCTCCTTGGCGCGGGCGTGCTccgccagcagggcggcgccgtCGCTGCGGCCCTGCAGCTGGGCCTCCAGGGCGGCCACCCGGGCCGCCTCCCTCCCGTAGGCCTGGGCCGCCCTCTCGGCCTCCTCCCGGGCCAGCTGGATCTCCCCGCTCAGGGACTCCTTCATGGCCTCAAACTGCTCCACCAGCACGTACTCTGTCTCCAGCCTCAGCTGCAGGCTGTGCACCTCCGCCGTGCACTGGGCGCTGTGCTCCTCCAGATCCCTCTtctgctcctccacctcccgGAGCCTCCGCGAGAGCTCCTCCGTCTGTGACCTGTgcgcctcctccgcctcccgCAGCTTCTGCGCCGACACCATCTCCACCTTcagcttctccttctcctgcttgTGACGTTCTCCCTCCACCTTCACGTGACCGTACTTCTCCATCGCCTCCTCCAGCTGTCCCGTCAGCTCCTTCAGCGCCGCCTCGTAGgacctctccttctcctccacgACGCTCGCCGGGATGAACTTGGAGCTGATGGCCTCCTGTATGGTGTCCAGCTCCTTCTTCTGCTCCAGGATCTCCTGGTGGAGCTTGCGCGTCTCCTCCTGGGCTAAGTGGCAGGCGGCGGCCGCCTCCTTCTCCCGCGCCTCCGCCACGCTCAGAGCGCCGCCCAGCTGGCGCTTGGCCTCCACGTGCTCCTTCAGACTTACGTAGTCCTTCCCCAGGGTCGCCTCCACACCCTCAAGCTTTTCTTTCAACGTTGcgtttccctctctcactttccgCAGCTCCTCCTCGCGCTCcgcgccctctctctccatctcggACAGCCTGGCCCGGGCGCGGTCCAGAGCGGCGCTCAGCTCCGCCCTGGCCTGCTCGTACTCCTCCCTCTGGGCGCCCTCTCCCTTCACGCTCCCTCTCAGCGCAGCGTTCTCCGCCGCCGCCTCGCTcagctccctctccttctcctcgcACCTCCtccgcagctcctccagctgcgcCTCCAGCTCCGTGCTCCGAGCCGACAGCGCTCCCACCTCCCGCTCGAACCTCTCCGGGGGGACGTAGCTGGTCTGCAGGCGGGCCACGCTCTCGTTCAGCGTGCCCTTCTCCGCCCGCAGCCTCTGGAGCTCCGCCTCCGCCTGCTCCACCTTCCGCGCCGCGCGCTCCAGCTCCgccctcagctcctccagcgcCCGCGTGGCCTCCTCGTGGGCCTTGAGCGGCACGTACTGCGTCTGGAGCTTCCTGCTGTTCTCCTGCAGGAGCTGGGTCAGCCGCTTGTtctcctcctcgccctcctccacctccaggaTCAGCGCCTGGCTCTTGGCGGTCACGTCCGCCAGCTTCTTCTTCAGCACGCCGTTCTGCTCCTCCAGGGCGGCGGTGGCGAGCTCGTGCTCGTGCAGCGGCACCGTGCCCCGCCCGTCCAGCTCCCTGTGGAGCGCGGCCACCTCCTCCAGCGCGCGGTCGTAGTCCTCCCGCAGCTCGGCCAGCAGCCGCTCCTTCTGGTCCACGGCGTTGGTCAGGAGGTTCTTCATGTTGTCGAACTTCTCCTTGGGCACGGCCGACGCCAGCCGGGCCTCGGCCTCCCTCGCGCGGGCCTCCCGCTCGCCGAACGCGGCGGCCatctcctcccgctcctcccggGCGCGGGCCAGCTCCCGCGAGAgccgctcctcctccttggCCAGCCGGCCCTCGCTCTCCTTGTACTCCTCCAGGGCCTGCTCGCTCTGCTTCAGCTGGTTGCGCAGGCGGCACACCTCTGCTGACGCGCCCTCGTACTTGGCCTTGACGTCCTGCAGCTGGGCCTTCAGGTCCTCGGCCAGCTGGCTGCTCAGGTGGTCCTTGACGGCCACCACGTGGGCCTGCAGCTGCTTCATCTTGGCCTCCGAGTCCAGCATGCGCTTCTGCACGTCTCccagcgcctcctccagctcccgcaCCTGCCGGTCCGAGTCCCGCTTCTCCGCCTCGCGGCTCCGCCCCAGCTCCTCGCACTCCTGCTTCTTGAGcgccagcgccccctgcagcctgcgcgcctcctcctcggccgcctcctgcctcctcctgGCCAGCTCCAGCTCCCTCCTCAGGGTGTCCGGCTCCCGGGTCAGCTCCAGGGGGCGGGACGCCGAGCGCGTGTGCCCATAGGCCGACTGAAGGACCTAcagcaggggaagggggaggagcttcaAAAGATCTGCCGCTCATCATGCGTTAGTcccacatttacatttcacacacttCCAAATGTACAGGACCCGGATTCCCAATTACACTGATAACTTAAAGCTCTATGCTGACATGACAGCAGTCTGTtaaaaagaatttatttttactgctttTGGAGTCATTTGAGTTCTTTAGCTCTTCCAAGTGGATTGTACCCTAATGTGCGAGGGACAGTTGCATAAAAGCACCACAGAAAACCAAAGACATGGGAGTGGGGAatgcattaaaaagcaaaaccaGATAATGACCTACGCTACTCTCCTATACTCCTACCGTGTCATAAAGATGAGTGGGAACGTGAAGACTCTTAAAGCATAATCCTGAAGTGAGACTGTTATTGCAGTGGCAATCTGAAGCAGGACGTACGAAACGTGCAGCACACAGCTAGGATAGGCTCGCCCCCGGAGGCTTAATGCCACCCACCCCCATCCGCGTAATTCACACCCGCCACGGCACAGAGGCCACGCGCGGGGACATAAAAATCCATCAGCCGCAATACAAAGTCCATTTCAAACAATGAGAAACACCGGCGGGGAagctaaataaatcattcatttttcaatttcctGCGGGACGGCGTGATGGTGGTCAGAGAGGAGAATCCCATCCCTCCAGCCCCGCAGAGCTTAGCGTTTAGCTGACGCAGCACAGGCCCGGAGAGCCGCGTTTTACACTATAAAACTCCATATTCTCAGACTTTTTATTATCAATAAAACAAAGGGGTGCAGAAGGAAGATGATACAGAACGGCTTCCAAGGCCAGTAAATAAGGATGTCCTGAGCACTGCTGAGTGCTGATCCAGTAGAACCGCGCTTTCCGTCACGTTTCTCTGTAAATCTCAATAAAGCCGGAGTTAGCGGGTGGATGTGATGACTGCACACATGAAGGGCTACCTGTGCGGAGTCCAGGCTGTGCGACTGCTTCACCAGCACGCTGTCCTTTCCTGTGGGGGCGAAGCGATCAATCAACACCCCTGAATTTCAGAACAGCTTAAACAAAGTTCAGGCTCTTCTATTTGGAGCCCCTCTACGGCTTCATGCAAATTTAATGGATCCATATTGGAGAAGAAAAAtctgattaaaaagaaaagaggggggagaaaaggcCTTTGCTCACCTTTAATAACAGACTGGCCCGAGTAATCCCCCTGTAATGAAGCAGAGACACTGGATTTGACACACTTTAATAATTGATCACTGAAGCGGCTTCAAACAGGGTAAAAATCACAGACTCCTCTCACACCCATAATGTTAAAAACCAGTGCGGAAAGGCCGACTGTGTCAAACGTCCGCACAGTTCAGAAAAGGGCTCtactgtgtactgtactgtggcTCAGCACAAAATAGACATGAGCTACACGCATAAGGTGTTCAAACATAATCtactgtgtactgtactgtggcTCAGCACAAAATAGACATGAGCTACACGCATAAGGTGTTCAAACATAATCtactgtgtactgtactgtggcTCAGCACAAAATAGACATGAGCTACACACATAAGGTGTTCAAACATAATTAAGACAGATTACTACAATGATTGGGAAGTGTTTTCCAAGGTTACCAAAGAAACTCATGAACCTGTCAAGGGCTTTTCAGGGCCAATTTTCAACATTTCATGATAAAAAGTGGTGACAGTTTTCCAATGGAAAATCTCACCTACAAACTGTACCCAGTATATCAAGGCAATCATGCATTTTGGATGATGTAACTGACTTCAGTTTTGGATTCTCTTTTAACAGGAGTCCAAAGCCAGCACCTCAATGCCTTCTGCGCAACATCCAATAACTACTTTTCCATCttaaatggaaaatacaaacaataattTGCCCTGGTCTGAAATTCTGTACAAAACAGACAAACTATACACAACATGTTCAGACATAacggtaaaaaataaataacaaaatgataAGCATAAGTGaagtataaataataatgaaatatttgaataattatgAATTGTTTGCCCAGACGCGCAGGCCTGAGATCATACTGGCTCCTGCTCAGGCTGCTGCAGACGGTCCAAGGTGTGGGCAGGCGCGCGCTCACTCACCATATGGCTCTTGAGCTGCACCTTGACCGTTTCCACGGCAGCCCGCGcaccctcctccttctccttctccttggTCAGCAGCAGGAGCCTCAGCTGCTCCCTCTGAATCAAAGCAAGAGGCGCACGCTGAACGACAAGACCGGAGCCTGCCGCAGCTCCtactcgcacgcacacgcgcatgcactcTGTATGTTTAAGTATTTAATGATGACTCTAATTCCCAGAATCCCAATTCTCCCAGAAGTATACTGCATTTGCACCaagaaatagtaaaaaaaaaaaaaaaaatagataattaAAACCTCATTCTTCCccgaaaaaaaacccaaaaaaaaaaaagtaggcaaACTGCTCATTTGCGCAAACACCATAATTGACAGAAATGTTTGCAGGTGTGGATACAATTATATCCGCCTCTGACACTGGGAGCCACAAAGCTGGGTGAAACAGGAGGTAAttacagacaaaaaagaaatgccAAGATGGCCGAGTGCTGTGTGGAACCGGGCCACTGGGAAGAAGAGGTCAATATCAAGGGCTTCCAGACGCTTtggtgcacacagacagacattatTCTCTCTGTAGTTGCCATgaattcaaaacatttcatcTCTTTGCTGTTCTCCGTTGGGGCAATTAAGCGCGATAAGCCCTTGTACTCGATCAATCGTGGCATCTCCTGGATACACATTAAAAGACCCCTGGATATTACTGTGGCAAGATCATTCCCCTGCCCAGTTCTACCGAAGCTCCAGATTCTATTTTCAATGATTAGCACATACATCAATGTCAAGTAGCAGGAAGCACATCAGGCATGCACGCAAGCTTCTTAACACAAGCTGGAACACTGCATACAGCACCACACTAATGGAATACATTAGCATCCAGAGACACGATGCAGAGGAAACATTGGAACAAAGTGGAATTACAGCATGATTCATGCCTCTAatagcacacatacatacttatGGTATGCACGTACAAAGTTATCAAACCCTTCCAGGAAAAACACTATAAACAAAGAATGATGGCTACATTTAACCTTGGAATAATCTTGAGGTGTGGAACATCTTACATACCTCCTTCTGTATGTCCTCCACAGTCGACTTCTCCTACATAACAAAGTAAACATTGGTTTATCACAAAGGGCTTGTATCCCCTGCATATCCTTCCATATCACACTGAATCTTTGCACTTTGTGTTCATATGTTATGTCCATACTGAGTGTGTGCACCATTATGTCTGTACTGCAAGCCCGTCCTGCGTGTTGCTGTTGTATGGCGGTAATGAGTATCGGTGCTGAGTGTCCATCCTGCGTGTTTGTGCTGTATGGcgggactgtgtgtctgtagagtgTCCATCCTGCGTGTTTGTGCTGTATGGcgggactgtgtgtctgtagagtgTCCATCCTGCGTGTTTGTGCTGTATGGcgggactgtgtgtctgtagagtgTCCATCCTGCGTGTTTGTGCTGTATGGcgggactgtgtgtctgtagagtgTCCATCCTGCGTGTTCGTGCTGTATGGcgggactgtgtgtctgtagagtgTCCATCCTGCGTGTTTGTGC
Above is a genomic segment from Anguilla rostrata isolate EN2019 chromosome 16, ASM1855537v3, whole genome shotgun sequence containing:
- the LOC135241652 gene encoding uveal autoantigen with coiled-coil domains and ankyrin repeats protein-like isoform X1, yielding MKSLKYRLKKHEVTINNTDWNKYDDRLMKAVERGEVDKVAAVLSKKGVVPTKPDVEGRSAFHLAAARGHLDCLNLILGHSVDVTATEATGKNALHLAARNGHSLCVQKLLQHNCPVGNVDLQGRTALHDAVMAGCSSSVKLLCDSGASVNASDFEGRTPLVLATQMCHPRICQLLLERGADISLRDKQNKTALILGCEYACKDAVEVLLKSGADVTAKDSFGHDCFHYARLSKNMELVTLVKSFLDKAAKEREAAKKELKMRQQSVDLSAGAGARDQIIHDLEKKNESQQESLRSFHQEHRALLEKLNQLQQQLSQEKSTVEDIQKEREQLRLLLLTKEKEKEEGARAAVETVKVQLKSHMGDYSGQSVIKGKDSVLVKQSHSLDSAQVLQSAYGHTRSASRPLELTREPDTLRRELELARRRQEAAEEEARRLQGALALKKQECEELGRSREAEKRDSDRQVRELEEALGDVQKRMLDSEAKMKQLQAHVVAVKDHLSSQLAEDLKAQLQDVKAKYEGASAEVCRLRNQLKQSEQALEEYKESEGRLAKEEERLSRELARAREEREEMAAAFGEREARAREAEARLASAVPKEKFDNMKNLLTNAVDQKERLLAELREDYDRALEEVAALHRELDGRGTVPLHEHELATAALEEQNGVLKKKLADVTAKSQALILEVEEGEEENKRLTQLLQENSRKLQTQYVPLKAHEEATRALEELRAELERAARKVEQAEAELQRLRAEKGTLNESVARLQTSYVPPERFEREVGALSARSTELEAQLEELRRRCEEKERELSEAAAENAALRGSVKGEGAQREEYEQARAELSAALDRARARLSEMEREGAEREEELRKVREGNATLKEKLEGVEATLGKDYVSLKEHVEAKRQLGGALSVAEAREKEAAAACHLAQEETRKLHQEILEQKKELDTIQEAISSKFIPASVVEEKERSYEAALKELTGQLEEAMEKYGHVKVEGERHKQEKEKLKVEMVSAQKLREAEEAHRSQTEELSRRLREVEEQKRDLEEHSAQCTAEVHSLQLRLETEYVLVEQFEAMKESLSGEIQLAREEAERAAQAYGREAARVAALEAQLQGRSDGAALLAEHARAKEALEKEVARLRVALRQEEESGTKRAEEVAALRSELLLASRAMEEACRGEAEEVAELRAEKGRLEEEATALAERLTRLEEQCRELQEEAARARQGEGRARAEMEALQVKSTSIEREIRELKGRYDDSLSTIGDLQKRIQMSSAQTEQKDKKITELLTDVERLKQALNGLSQLAYAGTAPSKRQTQHIDTLQAQVKSLQQQLADAERQHREVVSIYRTHLLSAAQGHMDEDVQAALLQIIRMRQELVC
- the LOC135241652 gene encoding uveal autoantigen with coiled-coil domains and ankyrin repeats protein-like isoform X3 — translated: MSRWLKCTSMYFNTDWNKYDDRLMKAVERGEVDKVAAVLSKKGVVPTKPDVEGRSAFHLAAARGHLDCLNLILGHSVDVTATEATGKNALHLAARNGHSLCVQKLLQHNCPVGNVDLQGRTALHDAVMAGCSSSVKLLCDSGASVNASDFEGRTPLVLATQMCHPRICQLLLERGADISLRDKQNKTALILGCEYACKDAVEVLLKSGADVTAKDSFGHDCFHYARLSKNMELVTLVKSFLDKAAKEREAAKKELKMRQQSVDLSAGAGARDQIIHDLEKKNESQQESLRSFHQEHRALLEKLNQLQQQLSQEKSTVEDIQKEREQLRLLLLTKEKEKEEGARAAVETVKVQLKSHMGDYSGQSVIKGKDSVLVKQSHSLDSAQVLQSAYGHTRSASRPLELTREPDTLRRELELARRRQEAAEEEARRLQGALALKKQECEELGRSREAEKRDSDRQVRELEEALGDVQKRMLDSEAKMKQLQAHVVAVKDHLSSQLAEDLKAQLQDVKAKYEGASAEVCRLRNQLKQSEQALEEYKESEGRLAKEEERLSRELARAREEREEMAAAFGEREARAREAEARLASAVPKEKFDNMKNLLTNAVDQKERLLAELREDYDRALEEVAALHRELDGRGTVPLHEHELATAALEEQNGVLKKKLADVTAKSQALILEVEEGEEENKRLTQLLQENSRKLQTQYVPLKAHEEATRALEELRAELERAARKVEQAEAELQRLRAEKGTLNESVARLQTSYVPPERFEREVGALSARSTELEAQLEELRRRCEEKERELSEAAAENAALRGSVKGEGAQREEYEQARAELSAALDRARARLSEMEREGAEREEELRKVREGNATLKEKLEGVEATLGKDYVSLKEHVEAKRQLGGALSVAEAREKEAAAACHLAQEETRKLHQEILEQKKELDTIQEAISSKFIPASVVEEKERSYEAALKELTGQLEEAMEKYGHVKVEGERHKQEKEKLKVEMVSAQKLREAEEAHRSQTEELSRRLREVEEQKRDLEEHSAQCTAEVHSLQLRLETEYVLVEQFEAMKESLSGEIQLAREEAERAAQAYGREAARVAALEAQLQGRSDGAALLAEHARAKEALEKEVARLRVALRQEEESGTKRAEEVAALRSELLLASRAMEEACRGEAEEVAELRAEKGRLEEEATALAERLTRLEEQCRELQEEAARARQGEGRARAEMEALQVKSTSIEREIRELKGRYDDSLSTIGDLQKRIQMSSAQTEQKDKKITELLTDVERLKQALNGLSQLAYAGTAPSKRQTQHIDTLQAQVKSLQQQLADAERQHREVVSIYRTHLLSAAQGHMDEDVQAALLQIIRMRQELVC
- the LOC135241652 gene encoding uveal autoantigen with coiled-coil domains and ankyrin repeats protein-like isoform X2, with the translated sequence MKSLKYRLKKHEVTINNTDWNKYDDRLMKAVERGEVDKVAAVLSKKGVVPTKPDVEGRSAFHLAAARGHLDCLNLILGHSVDVTATEATGKNALHLAARNGHSLCVQKLLQHNCPVGNVDLQGRTALHDAVMAGCSSSVKLLCDSGASVNASDFEGRTPLVLATQMCHPRICQLLLERGADISLRDKQNKTALILGCEYACKDAVEVLLKSGADVTAKDSFGHDCFHYARLSKNMELVTLVKSFLDKAAKEREAAKKELKMRQSVDLSAGAGARDQIIHDLEKKNESQQESLRSFHQEHRALLEKLNQLQQQLSQEKSTVEDIQKEREQLRLLLLTKEKEKEEGARAAVETVKVQLKSHMGDYSGQSVIKGKDSVLVKQSHSLDSAQVLQSAYGHTRSASRPLELTREPDTLRRELELARRRQEAAEEEARRLQGALALKKQECEELGRSREAEKRDSDRQVRELEEALGDVQKRMLDSEAKMKQLQAHVVAVKDHLSSQLAEDLKAQLQDVKAKYEGASAEVCRLRNQLKQSEQALEEYKESEGRLAKEEERLSRELARAREEREEMAAAFGEREARAREAEARLASAVPKEKFDNMKNLLTNAVDQKERLLAELREDYDRALEEVAALHRELDGRGTVPLHEHELATAALEEQNGVLKKKLADVTAKSQALILEVEEGEEENKRLTQLLQENSRKLQTQYVPLKAHEEATRALEELRAELERAARKVEQAEAELQRLRAEKGTLNESVARLQTSYVPPERFEREVGALSARSTELEAQLEELRRRCEEKERELSEAAAENAALRGSVKGEGAQREEYEQARAELSAALDRARARLSEMEREGAEREEELRKVREGNATLKEKLEGVEATLGKDYVSLKEHVEAKRQLGGALSVAEAREKEAAAACHLAQEETRKLHQEILEQKKELDTIQEAISSKFIPASVVEEKERSYEAALKELTGQLEEAMEKYGHVKVEGERHKQEKEKLKVEMVSAQKLREAEEAHRSQTEELSRRLREVEEQKRDLEEHSAQCTAEVHSLQLRLETEYVLVEQFEAMKESLSGEIQLAREEAERAAQAYGREAARVAALEAQLQGRSDGAALLAEHARAKEALEKEVARLRVALRQEEESGTKRAEEVAALRSELLLASRAMEEACRGEAEEVAELRAEKGRLEEEATALAERLTRLEEQCRELQEEAARARQGEGRARAEMEALQVKSTSIEREIRELKGRYDDSLSTIGDLQKRIQMSSAQTEQKDKKITELLTDVERLKQALNGLSQLAYAGTAPSKRQTQHIDTLQAQVKSLQQQLADAERQHREVVSIYRTHLLSAAQGHMDEDVQAALLQIIRMRQELVC